TGCACATCGCCCGGGAAAAACGGACAGGCCTCATTGGCATTATCGCAAACGGTTATTACGTAATCAAACGGAATATTGACGTACTCATCCACATGGTTTGATGTGTGTTTTGAAATGTCGATATGGTCTTCGGCCATTACCTGTATGGCTTTCGGGTTAACGCCGTGGGTTTCTATCCCGGCGCTGTAAATGTTGGCTTTATCGCTTGCGAAAAAGCGCAGGTAACCTTCGGCCAACTGGCTGCGGCAGCTGTTGCCGGTACATAGTACTAAAATATTTTTCATGCTGTTTTTAGTGTTTTCTTCATTACTATGGCCGATTGCGGACAAACATGGCTAAACTCCGTTGATTGCTGAACCTCGGCCGGAACCTGGGCCCGGGTGATCTTTTGATATTCTTTTTTACTGAAATATTCCGGGGCTGTTTCTGTAAGCAAATAAATTTCCCGAAGCTGCCTGGCGGCAGCAAGCTTTTCTATTTTATCAAGCAGCCGGCTTGCTATACCCTTGCCGCGATAAGCAGCCGATACAGCTACAGAACGGAGCAAACAATAGCTGTCATAAATTTCGAGACCCGCTACACCTATTACATCTTCATCCTGTAAAGCAATTACAAAATTTTCGAGGGTTTGCGGCAAATCATCCGTAGGGAGTTTTTCAGCTGCCAGCAAGGCAATTACTTTTGCCCTGTAGGTTTCTGCTTTTTCTATTTGCATGGCTTATTAAATAAGTAATTATATCCAAACAGCGTTTTTGCTTTGCGCTTTATGCCTTCATGCCTTTAGTTCAATTAGCAACAGCCGGAGCCTGGTGTACAGCATGCTGCAGCGTCAGCAACAAGGTTTTTTAATTGAATTTTTGGCTTTACTGTAACAACAGGCTCGCAGCACTCTTCGCCTTTATCGTTGGTGCCGCAACCGCCGCCTCTTTCTATCGCTTTGCATTGCACCGCATCGGGCCTTAAGTCAACAACCAGGTTATCGCCATCTATCAATATTTCTTTTGGCAGCATTTGGCGGGTATCAAATTCCGAATTGCCAAATTCAATTTTCACCGTTCCGTCGGGATTTAAAGGCAGCGCCTTTTCAACAAGGGTAATAATTGATAGTGCTTTGCCAACTATCATGGCCCTGTCCTGTTGCCTGCCTTCGGGTTCCCATAGTTGTACAATAATTTCCGTCCAGGAATTCATTACGCCGCCACAATCTACTGATGTAATGGGCGCTTGTTTTATTTCGGTAATATGGTAGGCAGCATCTACCCATTGGTTTTCTGCATATTGAAACTGCAACGTTAAACCAGGGTGTTGTTCCAATGTGTCTTTGAATGTTTTCCAGGTTATAGCTTCTGTCTTGTTCATAACTTTTAATTTTATTATTGCAATATTGCGATTGATTCAGCCAAATTTTTTTAACAGCACTTCGGCGCTTCGTAAGCTGCAAAAAAGCCGCTTAGTTCCTTGCTCAGCATATCCCACACTACAGGATTAATGCAATAGCAAACGCTAACACCTTCAATAGTACCTTGTATCAACCCAGCCGTTTTTAATTCCTTTAAATGCTGCGAAATGGTAGGCTGGGCCAGGCCCAACTCGTCGGCCAGGTCGCCGCAGATACAGGCATTCGTTTTGATGATTTGCTGTAAAATAGCTATACGTGCCGGATGCGCCATTGCCTTTAACATAACAGCCAGCTTGTTTTGCTCATCAGTAAATATTTCGGTTTTTGTTAAGCCCATAATTTATATTGCAATGTTACGATTAATGTATTCAAGTACAAACATTAAATGAAAATAATCTGGCTTCACCAAAAGCTAATAAGAATTTTTAACGACGCCGGAAGCTATCATGCTGAATAATGACAATCGGTTTCACGATATTATCGCTAGATTAATGTCAAACTAATTCGCTGCGGGTGTTTTAACCGTATCCTTAATATCCTTAACTGGTGTAGCAGGTTTTGCTACCGCAGGGGTTTTAATGCTATCCTTACCTGCTTTAATGCCTTTAGCCCTGGAGGTATCCGTCTTTAGCAAGCTATCCTTCCCGGTTGTCAATTGCTTTTTCAAACTATCTAGAGGCGCCCCTTTGAGCGGCACCGGGCCTTTTACATTAGCCGGCTTGCTCTTTACATTAGCCTTATTTCCGGCCGCCTTCGCCGGTGTTTTACGGTGCGATTGAATGATGGACTCTTTAGATACGGGCCTGTCCTTCGGCTTCCAAATAAAGCCCTTCAATATCTTATCATCATCAACCACCTTTTTCAGTGGCAGGTATTTGTTTTCTGGCTTGGTAAGCAGGCGTATATTGGCAACCTTGCTGTTTTTAAATGATACCACCATGCGGCTGCTTAATGATCGTTCTATCCCTTCAACGGTATTGGTGGCGCTGTCGCGTTTAAAGTAAATACTTTCGGCATTTCCAACCGTGTATAATCTATCCAGCTTGTCGTTTTTAAAGAAACCACGCATTTTTTTGCCGCCCATCTGGTTAAAATGTAACGAATCGTCTTTTTCCAGGTTTACCACAAATGCCGAAGGGAACAGTTCCATATTATCCATCTTTTTGTTCCGCATCTGCACGTAAATGGTATCGCCCGATAGCTGCGAGCCTTGCGTCCAAAACATAGGCTGTACATAACAACGGATGGTTGAATCGGCATTGCTATAAAAAATCGAATCGGCCTTGCCCTGTAAATCCGATTTAAACAATTTGGCGTGGTGGTGGGCAATAACCATCCTCACGCGGGCGGTATCCTTCAAATTAATTTCGCGCTGGGCAAACACGGGGTCTCTCTTCAATTCCTCCCGGCGCACACTATCCTGTCTGGCTTTGCGAATGGCCGATAGCTTATCTTTTTTTATCTGTGCCGAATCGACCTTTATTTTAGGATGGCCGAAGAAATCGCTATGACGATAGGTAGTATCGCGCGGAATGGATAGCCGGCGGGCAACCAGTTTTTTATCATTTTTTTTATTTTCAATGATCTGTTTACGGGCAGCCGCTGATGTATCCCGAACATAGGAATAAGCCAGGCGTTGCTTTTCCTGGTATATCTTCATGTCTTTATAGGTCAATATCTGGGTTTCCAGCGTATCCGCAGTCATGAAAACCGAATCTACCTTCACCTTACCGGCTTTTGCAGTGTCTTTAGGCAACGGTAAGCCCTTTACGGCTTTACTGCCGGGTTTAATGGCAGCAGCTACCTGCGCAAGGTTGTTCAGCTGTTTTTTGGCATCGCCGGGATTAACATTTTTAACCTGTGCCGAGGCTTTCTTTATCACCGAATCTGCTTTAGCCGAATCTTTTTTTGTCAGGTTGGGTTTTATTTGCCCTGCCATGTTTACCAGGTCGCTAACATTCTTTATCTGATCTGGCGTAACCGTTTTATTGGGCACCGCCATTTTACGTACCACGGAATCTAACCGGGCCGAATCTTTTTTTGAAACCAAACCATTGGGTTTAATATTGCTGGCCAGGTTTTCCATGTTGGTTATCTTCATGGTGTTTGGCGGGGCCTTCATTGCTTTGCCTTTGTTTTTGGCAACAGGCGCCGGTGGCGGCACCGAATCTGTTTTGGTGGTATCCTTTTGCTCGGTAACCAATACCATGTAAGCATTTTGGGTAACAATGGTGCGTTCATCGGCCTTAAAATAAGTAGCCAAATCGCCCTTCATGGTTATTTTTTGCTCCCTATCGGTAAAGGTGATGTTTTTAACCGCGCGACCATATCCTTTTAGCTTATCATAAAATAAACTATCGCCCTTTAATGATTTGGTACCCTGTTTATAATGATTTTTTTTGCCAAAAAAAGCCTGCTCGGTAACGGTATTATACAAGCCGTTTTCGGTGTACAAAGTATCTTTATCTTTTTTACCGTAAATATTGGTTGGCCCGTAAAAAAAAGCTGTACGGGTGCCCGTATTATATTTCATGGTATCGGTTTTAATAATGGCATCAACCGTAGTTAAAACCACATCATACCTGAAGTACGAATCGCGCGAGAGCGCAAAGTAATACCCGTTTTTACTGGTAAGCACGTTATCTTTATTAATCAGCTTGCCTCCATTGGTGTAGGTACCAATTCGGGTTGCTGTATTGTATGTTAAATAATTGGTGGTAAGGGTAGCGTCCTTATCAACCATTTTAACATTATTGGTTAGGATGGCCAGTTTGGTGTTACCATTATAATTTAACTTATCTGAAAATATGTTGAGTGTATCGCCCTGGTTTATGTTAACATTATTAAAGGCGTCAAAGGCGTTATCCTGCGGGTAAAAATAGGCGCTATCTGATTTTAAGATAGAGTAATCTTGTTTAAAAACTCCTTTATAAACCCGGATAACATCGCGCCCGTTTATTTTTGTAAACGTGCTGCTTTCTGATTGTATCAGGTTTACAATTGATTTTTTTTGGCCCATAACGGTAGCCGCCATCATCAATAACAAAAAGCTTAAAACGTATTTTCTCACTGGGGCAAAATTAGTTTTTTGTTGGGGTTATTAAATTAATAATTTTGATGAATGCTTCCAGTTGCCCGGTTTGTTAATTTTATTGAACAAAATGCCCTGTTTGCGCCCGGCAATAAGGTTTTGGCTGCTGTAAGCGGTGGCACCGATTCTGTTTTAATGAGCCACCTGTTAAAGGCTGCCGGCATAAATTTCGGCATAGCCCATTGTAATTTCCAGTTACGGGGCGATGAAGCCATGCGCGACCAGGAGTTTTGCCAAAGCCTGGCACTAAAATTAAGGGTACCATTTCATACCATCAATTTTGATACCACGGCCTATGCCGCCGCCAACAAAATATCTATCCAGATGGCCGCCCGCGATTTACGTTACCAATGGTTTGATACCTTAAGCCGGCAGCATGGTTACCAGTCCATTGCGTTGGCACATCACCAAAACGATACTATCGAAACTATATTGTTAAACCTTACCCGCGGCACCGGCATTGCCGGCTTGCATGGTATACTGCCCAAAAACGGCATGCTGGCACGCCCGCTGTTGTTTTTAACCCGCGATGAAATAAATAAAACAGTAAGCGATGATAAACTTGATTTTGTTGAAGACAGTTCAAACGCATCGGCAAAATATGCGCGTAATAAAATCAGGCTCGAGGTAATACCACGGTTAAAAGAACTTAACCCATCGCTCGAAAAGACGTTTGAAAATAACCTGAAACATTTTCGCGACCTGGAACTGCTATTGGAAAACCAGGTGGCCGTGTTAAAGAAAACCATTGTACACGAGGGCGCCGGTGAAACCTTTTTGCCCGTTGCCGACGTTAAAAAATTAAATCCTGCCCGCCTGCTATTGTTTAAGTTATTACAGGAATACGGATTTAATGAAACTACCGTTGATGATGTGCTGTCGGTTTTGGATAAACATCCCGGCCGGGTGTTTGAATCGGCCGGGTATTTACTGGTGCTTGATCGCGATAGGCTGATTATCAAACAAAAAAAAGCAGGCGGGCCGGAGGAGGTAATCATCGACATAAACGATCATGAAGCCCATTTTGGCGCGTACAAGCTGAATTTATTGCATGACGACAGCCCGCTGATTGTGAAGGATAATGCCATGGCTGCATCGGTTGATGCTGGCTTGCTGGTGTATCCGCTTACGATACGTAACTGGCACCAGGGAGATTACTTTTTTCCGATGGGGATGAAAGGCCGTAAAAAGCTGAGCGATTATTTCATTAACCAGAAATTATCGCTGCATCAAAAACAGGATATACCCCTATTGGTGAACGGCAATGGCGACATTATTTGGGTGGGCGGATACCGCTTAGATGAAAGGTATAAAGTGAACAATAACACTAAAAAAGTTACTATCTTCGAATTGTACAAACTATCATGAACGAGAAAACTGTATTTGTAGAAAAGCAATACCTGGGCAGGGAGTTTATCCCCATTACTATACGCCTTGTTTTGGCCATGTTTTGCTTTGCCGCATACTTTTTTACCGACGAAAGCGAACATAACGGTA
The genomic region above belongs to Mucilaginibacter sp. KACC 22773 and contains:
- the tilS gene encoding tRNA lysidine(34) synthetase TilS, which encodes MLPVARFVNFIEQNALFAPGNKVLAAVSGGTDSVLMSHLLKAAGINFGIAHCNFQLRGDEAMRDQEFCQSLALKLRVPFHTINFDTTAYAAANKISIQMAARDLRYQWFDTLSRQHGYQSIALAHHQNDTIETILLNLTRGTGIAGLHGILPKNGMLARPLLFLTRDEINKTVSDDKLDFVEDSSNASAKYARNKIRLEVIPRLKELNPSLEKTFENNLKHFRDLELLLENQVAVLKKTIVHEGAGETFLPVADVKKLNPARLLLFKLLQEYGFNETTVDDVLSVLDKHPGRVFESAGYLLVLDRDRLIIKQKKAGGPEEVIIDINDHEAHFGAYKLNLLHDDSPLIVKDNAMAASVDAGLLVYPLTIRNWHQGDYFFPMGMKGRKKLSDYFINQKLSLHQKQDIPLLVNGNGDIIWVGGYRLDERYKVNNNTKKVTIFELYKLS
- a CDS encoding OstA-like protein, translating into MRKYVLSFLLLMMAATVMGQKKSIVNLIQSESSTFTKINGRDVIRVYKGVFKQDYSILKSDSAYFYPQDNAFDAFNNVNINQGDTLNIFSDKLNYNGNTKLAILTNNVKMVDKDATLTTNYLTYNTATRIGTYTNGGKLINKDNVLTSKNGYYFALSRDSYFRYDVVLTTVDAIIKTDTMKYNTGTRTAFFYGPTNIYGKKDKDTLYTENGLYNTVTEQAFFGKKNHYKQGTKSLKGDSLFYDKLKGYGRAVKNITFTDREQKITMKGDLATYFKADERTIVTQNAYMVLVTEQKDTTKTDSVPPPAPVAKNKGKAMKAPPNTMKITNMENLASNIKPNGLVSKKDSARLDSVVRKMAVPNKTVTPDQIKNVSDLVNMAGQIKPNLTKKDSAKADSVIKKASAQVKNVNPGDAKKQLNNLAQVAAAIKPGSKAVKGLPLPKDTAKAGKVKVDSVFMTADTLETQILTYKDMKIYQEKQRLAYSYVRDTSAAARKQIIENKKNDKKLVARRLSIPRDTTYRHSDFFGHPKIKVDSAQIKKDKLSAIRKARQDSVRREELKRDPVFAQREINLKDTARVRMVIAHHHAKLFKSDLQGKADSIFYSNADSTIRCYVQPMFWTQGSQLSGDTIYVQMRNKKMDNMELFPSAFVVNLEKDDSLHFNQMGGKKMRGFFKNDKLDRLYTVGNAESIYFKRDSATNTVEGIERSLSSRMVVSFKNSKVANIRLLTKPENKYLPLKKVVDDDKILKGFIWKPKDRPVSKESIIQSHRKTPAKAAGNKANVKSKPANVKGPVPLKGAPLDSLKKQLTTGKDSLLKTDTSRAKGIKAGKDSIKTPAVAKPATPVKDIKDTVKTPAAN
- the arsN2 gene encoding arsenic resistance N-acetyltransferase ArsN2; amino-acid sequence: MQIEKAETYRAKVIALLAAEKLPTDDLPQTLENFVIALQDEDVIGVAGLEIYDSYCLLRSVAVSAAYRGKGIASRLLDKIEKLAAARQLREIYLLTETAPEYFSKKEYQKITRAQVPAEVQQSTEFSHVCPQSAIVMKKTLKTA
- a CDS encoding arsenate reductase ArsC; the encoded protein is MKNILVLCTGNSCRSQLAEGYLRFFASDKANIYSAGIETHGVNPKAIQVMAEDHIDISKHTSNHVDEYVNIPFDYVITVCDNANEACPFFPGDVQRFHHNFPDPAKAKGTPEEILNEFRNVRDIIKVYAANFVKQHIG
- a CDS encoding DUF6428 family protein, whose product is MNKTEAITWKTFKDTLEQHPGLTLQFQYAENQWVDAAYHITEIKQAPITSVDCGGVMNSWTEIIVQLWEPEGRQQDRAMIVGKALSIITLVEKALPLNPDGTVKIEFGNSEFDTRQMLPKEILIDGDNLVVDLRPDAVQCKAIERGGGCGTNDKGEECCEPVVTVKPKIQLKNLVADAAACCTPGSGCC
- a CDS encoding ArsR/SmtB family transcription factor; the protein is MGLTKTEIFTDEQNKLAVMLKAMAHPARIAILQQIIKTNACICGDLADELGLAQPTISQHLKELKTAGLIQGTIEGVSVCYCINPVVWDMLSKELSGFFAAYEAPKCC